One stretch of Streptomyces sp. 135 DNA includes these proteins:
- a CDS encoding HYD1 signature containing ADP-ribosyltransferase family protein gives MNLPAFGLPRSRGTHRPARPRTSVPPWRRRVAAVTGFVLLPGLLSPVAFAADIDPLGRPKLDAPRPSKVTPLTAKVNKKTAKAVAKSASADKAAAERARTQQDRTVTWPKSGKATLTLPKTGKTTAKPGNLPLTLTAPQQTKNNKQIPALDRLQVRVLDQQETKKLGIKGIALTVTSPKNGGAAQLGLNYEAFASAYGGDWAGRLQLLRLPDCARTAPARTACRTRTPLEFTNHRKDEQLTAPLTFPTAAKSGTAEDRTMVLALAAGTKSGSGDYKATPLAASSTWEAGGSSGSFTWSYPLRTPPAAAGPKPDLSISYDSGSVDGRTASTNNQGTAIGEGFDLTSSYIERKYGSCDDDGQDKKYDLCWKYDNASLVLNGQATELVKDDTSGTWRLKNDDASTVTRHTGADNGDDDGEYWTLTTGDGTTYTFGLNKLEGAGAEERTQSVWTVPVFGDDENEPGHKDGSSFSGRDKKQAWRWNLDLVQDTHANTMTYWYQAEHNNYDKLGDDTTGTDYTRGGYLKEIRYGQRASTLFSAKPAASNKVTFTYAERCLATGTGCDALTEDKRDNWPDVPYDTVCKDGDKCTGNVGPSFFTRKRMTGITTYAWNAAAATPAYAAVDAWELKQLYLDPGDTGDTTDQSLWLDEIKHTGKRGTDLALDPVKFTHAFLPNRVDGASDDILSLDKPRLRTVTSEAGAQTIISYAAADCVAGQTKPKVDENTRRCYPVHWSPNGEKTPILDWFHKYPVTAVSTTDPQGGSEAVQHTYQYSGGGAWHYNDDPMTPAKERTWSLWRGFGKVTHLTGDKDSAQLKEVSVYLRGMNGDRVLGTDNKTPDPDKRKSVKVTGIKAADITDSDQYAGFTRESVTYNGDTEVSGTINDPWSKRTATQHKSYADTEAYYVRTAASHARTHITSTATPRDRIRTTKTTYDDYGMAETVEDNGDDAIPGDETCTRTWYARNDDKDVNINALVSRTRTVAKTCAVTDANLDLPADSDKPGDVIADTATAYDNPQATTWSATQKPTLGEATWTGRAKAYSADNAPTWQKTATTSYDTLGRPLVVKDTHDLTTATTTYTPAAAGPLTSTTVTNAAKHQATTTLDFATGAALKTTDPNNKVTETDYDSLGRVTKVWLPNRSKALNKTPNYVYDYKVTSKDLSWVSTGTLKGDGSGYNTTYEFYDSLLRARQTQTPTPVGGRLVSLTLYDDRGLAVSAQGDIWDNTSPPSATVVQTEGSQAPVQTDTTYDGAGRATKAVTKNYGVTRWTTNSTYTGDTVTTSAPTGGQATAEVTNALGQLTQRREYGGPQPTGTDFTTTDYTYTPAGQQKTLTGPDEAKWSYSYDLFGRQVAAADPDSGTTRTTYDSLDRPVTTTDEEDNKLLTEYDDLNRKTSLWQTDKTDANKLAAWTFDTLAKGQQDTAVRYDGGTTGKVYTQKVTQYDSLYQVMGNQLTLPDDDPLVKAGVPKTFPFTTGYRLDGTISQASQPAVAGLTAETVGYTYNDIGQQLKSVGTNGYLQNAVYSPQGDLRQQTLGMSDASSAKKAYITYDYEPGTRRLTRSYVTDDVHGYMPQELKYTQDDAGNVTSIFDATTQGGTTKPDHQCFTYDGHRRLTEAWTPKTADCANAGRNASNIDGAAPYWTSYTYNQAGQRKTETQHASSGGDKTTDYTYRTDQNQPHPLVKTETGGKTQTYTYDKTGNTTSRPDGAAQQTLTWNTEGKLARTTEGSAQTDYLYDASGELLIRRAKGDGDTVLYLGATEVRLTVKGTTKTLSGSRYYTANGQTVAVRTTAAGTSGTRISYLAADHHGTAGLALDATTYATTKRYTTPFGAPRGEKTTNWPDDKAFLGKPADTATGLTHVGAREYDPNAGQFISVDPLLQTEIHQTLNGYSYGAQNPLSNADPSGLGLKCAGGDPACPKHGNDGHEANGGGGYGGGGGGGRSGGTAPTRSTGHTAQPSSGPQCLPISGNVCAWHNQPYTGPSDKDSWFTNAVDVALKDVILPDFEAWKDCWNDKGFNSACGSAAMDLPWGKPLKGLKLIRKALESGEEVSDGAKKAKKGIPSGCKCFLPGTDVLMADDSTKDIEDVKVGDKVLATDPVSGESGPREVTRLIVTESDKRFNTLSIATDDGIKKLTATYEHPFWSASEHRWVEAGDLRPGMSLLTDDGDTVIVTGNYAFTKQARTYNLTVEGLHTYYVLAGETPVLVHNSGGCPPETLIHYTDEAGMNGIVGSKKLNASTKEASPKDARYGDGQYLSDIAPGTKTCGQLSRCFLGHPFSGRRFTNYVEIDVRGLNVVKGRDNVYVIPNQGPLDLNGRIIGHGAN, from the coding sequence ATGAACCTGCCTGCCTTCGGTCTGCCCCGGTCACGCGGCACGCATAGACCCGCGCGACCCAGGACCTCTGTGCCGCCTTGGAGGCGGCGGGTCGCGGCGGTGACCGGCTTCGTCCTCCTGCCGGGCCTGCTGAGCCCGGTCGCGTTCGCAGCCGACATCGATCCTCTGGGCCGGCCCAAGCTGGACGCACCGCGCCCATCGAAGGTGACACCGCTCACCGCGAAGGTGAACAAGAAGACGGCGAAGGCAGTAGCGAAGTCCGCCTCAGCAGACAAAGCCGCAGCCGAACGTGCCCGCACCCAACAAGACCGCACCGTCACCTGGCCCAAGAGCGGCAAAGCCACCCTGACCCTGCCCAAAACAGGGAAGACGACGGCGAAACCAGGGAACCTGCCGCTCACCCTCACCGCACCGCAGCAAACCAAGAACAACAAGCAGATACCCGCCCTCGACAGGCTCCAGGTCCGCGTTCTGGACCAGCAGGAGACCAAGAAGCTCGGCATCAAGGGCATCGCGCTCACCGTCACGAGCCCCAAGAACGGCGGCGCAGCCCAACTAGGACTCAATTACGAGGCGTTCGCCTCCGCCTACGGCGGTGACTGGGCCGGCCGCCTGCAACTGCTGCGCCTGCCCGACTGCGCCCGTACCGCCCCGGCCAGGACGGCTTGCCGCACCCGCACTCCGCTCGAGTTCACCAACCACCGCAAGGACGAGCAGCTCACCGCACCGCTGACCTTCCCCACCGCGGCCAAGAGCGGCACAGCCGAAGACCGCACCATGGTGCTGGCCCTGGCGGCCGGAACCAAGTCCGGTTCCGGCGACTACAAGGCCACCCCACTGGCCGCCTCCTCGACCTGGGAGGCCGGCGGCTCCTCCGGCTCCTTCACCTGGTCCTACCCGCTGCGCACGCCGCCCGCCGCGGCAGGCCCGAAGCCGGACCTGTCGATCTCCTACGACTCCGGCAGCGTGGACGGGCGCACCGCCTCCACCAACAACCAGGGGACCGCGATCGGTGAGGGCTTCGACCTCACCTCCTCCTACATAGAGCGCAAGTACGGCTCCTGTGACGATGACGGCCAGGACAAGAAGTACGACCTGTGCTGGAAGTACGACAACGCCTCCCTGGTCCTGAACGGCCAGGCCACTGAGCTGGTCAAGGACGACACCAGCGGCACGTGGCGCCTGAAGAACGACGACGCCTCCACCGTCACCCGCCACACCGGCGCCGACAACGGCGACGACGACGGCGAGTACTGGACCCTCACCACCGGGGACGGCACCACCTACACCTTCGGCCTGAACAAGCTGGAAGGCGCGGGTGCCGAGGAGCGCACCCAGTCGGTGTGGACCGTGCCGGTCTTCGGCGACGACGAAAACGAGCCCGGTCACAAGGACGGCTCATCGTTCTCCGGCCGGGACAAGAAGCAGGCCTGGCGGTGGAACCTCGACCTGGTCCAGGACACCCACGCCAACACCATGACGTACTGGTACCAGGCCGAGCACAACAACTACGACAAACTCGGCGACGACACCACCGGCACCGACTACACCCGCGGCGGCTATCTCAAGGAAATCCGCTACGGCCAGCGCGCAAGCACCCTCTTCTCCGCCAAACCGGCAGCCTCCAACAAGGTCACCTTCACCTACGCCGAGCGCTGCCTGGCCACCGGCACCGGCTGCGACGCCCTGACAGAGGACAAGCGCGACAACTGGCCCGACGTGCCCTATGACACCGTCTGCAAAGACGGCGACAAATGCACCGGCAACGTCGGCCCCTCCTTCTTCACCCGCAAGCGCATGACCGGCATCACCACCTACGCATGGAACGCAGCCGCAGCGACCCCCGCCTACGCCGCGGTGGACGCGTGGGAACTCAAGCAGCTCTACCTCGACCCGGGCGACACCGGCGACACCACCGACCAGTCCCTGTGGCTGGACGAGATCAAGCACACCGGCAAGCGCGGCACCGACCTCGCCCTGGACCCCGTGAAGTTCACCCACGCCTTCCTGCCCAACCGGGTCGACGGCGCCAGCGACGACATCCTGTCCCTGGACAAACCCCGCCTGCGTACGGTCACCTCCGAAGCCGGCGCACAGACGATCATCTCCTACGCCGCAGCGGACTGCGTGGCCGGGCAGACCAAGCCCAAGGTGGACGAGAACACCCGGCGCTGCTACCCGGTGCACTGGTCGCCCAACGGTGAGAAGACACCGATCCTGGACTGGTTCCACAAATACCCGGTCACCGCGGTCTCCACCACCGACCCCCAGGGCGGATCGGAAGCGGTCCAGCACACGTACCAGTACTCCGGCGGCGGTGCCTGGCACTACAACGACGACCCCATGACCCCCGCCAAGGAACGCACCTGGTCTCTCTGGCGCGGCTTCGGCAAGGTCACCCACCTCACCGGTGACAAGGACAGCGCCCAGCTCAAAGAGGTCAGCGTCTACCTGCGCGGCATGAACGGCGACCGCGTCCTCGGCACGGACAACAAGACGCCCGACCCGGACAAACGCAAGAGCGTCAAGGTGACGGGCATCAAGGCCGCGGACATCACCGACTCCGATCAGTACGCAGGCTTCACCCGCGAAAGCGTCACCTACAACGGCGACACCGAAGTCTCCGGCACCATCAATGACCCCTGGTCGAAGCGGACGGCCACCCAGCACAAGTCCTACGCGGACACCGAGGCCTACTACGTCCGCACCGCCGCCAGCCACGCCCGCACCCACATCACCAGCACCGCGACGCCCCGTGACCGCATTCGCACCACCAAGACCACCTACGACGACTATGGCATGGCCGAAACCGTCGAGGACAACGGCGACGACGCGATCCCGGGCGACGAGACGTGCACCCGCACCTGGTACGCCCGCAACGACGACAAAGACGTCAACATCAACGCGCTGGTGTCCCGCACCCGCACCGTCGCCAAGACATGTGCGGTCACCGACGCGAACCTGGATCTGCCGGCCGACTCGGACAAACCCGGGGACGTGATCGCCGACACGGCGACCGCGTACGACAATCCGCAGGCCACCACCTGGTCGGCCACCCAGAAGCCCACCCTGGGCGAGGCCACCTGGACCGGCCGCGCCAAGGCCTACAGTGCCGACAACGCCCCCACCTGGCAGAAGACGGCCACCACCAGCTACGACACTCTCGGCCGCCCGCTGGTGGTCAAGGACACCCACGACCTGACTACCGCCACCACCACCTACACGCCGGCCGCTGCCGGCCCGCTGACCTCCACCACCGTCACCAACGCCGCCAAACACCAAGCCACCACCACCCTCGACTTCGCGACCGGCGCGGCGCTGAAGACCACTGACCCCAACAACAAGGTCACCGAGACCGACTACGACAGCCTGGGCCGCGTCACCAAGGTCTGGCTGCCCAACCGCTCCAAGGCACTGAACAAGACCCCCAACTACGTCTACGACTACAAGGTCACCAGCAAGGACCTTTCCTGGGTGTCCACCGGCACGCTCAAGGGCGACGGCTCCGGCTACAACACCACCTACGAGTTCTACGACTCCCTGCTGCGCGCCCGCCAGACCCAGACCCCGACCCCGGTCGGCGGCCGACTCGTCTCACTGACGCTTTATGACGACCGCGGCCTGGCCGTCAGCGCGCAGGGCGACATCTGGGACAACACCTCGCCGCCGTCCGCCACGGTCGTACAGACCGAGGGCAGCCAGGCCCCCGTCCAGACCGACACGACCTACGACGGCGCGGGCCGCGCCACCAAGGCGGTCACCAAGAACTACGGCGTCACCCGCTGGACCACCAATTCCACCTACACCGGCGACACGGTGACCACCAGCGCCCCCACCGGCGGCCAGGCCACTGCGGAAGTCACCAACGCCCTGGGCCAGCTGACACAGCGCCGCGAGTACGGCGGCCCCCAGCCCACCGGTACCGACTTCACCACCACCGACTACACCTACACCCCCGCAGGCCAGCAGAAGACACTCACCGGTCCTGACGAAGCCAAGTGGTCCTACAGCTACGACCTGTTCGGCCGCCAGGTCGCCGCCGCCGACCCGGACAGTGGCACGACCCGCACCACCTACGACTCCCTCGACCGCCCCGTCACCACCACGGACGAGGAGGACAACAAGCTCCTCACCGAGTACGACGACCTGAACCGCAAGACCAGCCTGTGGCAGACCGACAAGACCGATGCCAACAAGCTCGCCGCCTGGACCTTCGACACCCTCGCCAAGGGGCAGCAGGACACGGCCGTCCGCTACGACGGCGGCACGACCGGCAAGGTGTACACCCAGAAGGTCACCCAGTACGACAGCCTCTACCAGGTCATGGGCAACCAGCTGACACTGCCTGACGACGACCCGCTGGTGAAGGCAGGCGTACCCAAGACATTCCCTTTCACCACCGGCTACCGCCTGGACGGAACCATCAGCCAGGCCTCCCAGCCCGCGGTGGCAGGCCTGACCGCCGAAACGGTCGGCTACACCTACAACGACATCGGCCAGCAGCTCAAGTCGGTGGGCACCAACGGCTACCTCCAGAACGCCGTGTACTCCCCACAAGGCGACCTGCGCCAGCAGACACTGGGCATGAGCGATGCCAGCTCAGCCAAGAAGGCCTACATCACCTACGACTACGAACCGGGCACCCGCCGCCTGACCCGCTCCTACGTCACCGACGACGTCCACGGCTACATGCCGCAGGAACTGAAGTACACCCAGGACGACGCCGGCAACGTCACCTCCATCTTCGACGCCACCACCCAGGGCGGCACCACCAAGCCCGACCACCAGTGCTTCACCTACGACGGCCACCGCCGCCTCACCGAAGCCTGGACCCCCAAGACCGCCGACTGCGCGAACGCGGGCCGTAACGCCTCCAACATCGACGGCGCAGCCCCGTACTGGACCAGCTACACCTACAACCAGGCCGGCCAACGCAAGACCGAAACCCAGCACGCCAGCTCCGGCGGCGACAAGACCACCGACTACACCTATCGCACCGACCAGAACCAGCCCCACCCGCTCGTCAAGACCGAAACGGGCGGCAAGACCCAGACCTACACCTACGACAAGACCGGCAACACGACCTCCCGCCCCGACGGCGCCGCCCAGCAGACGCTTACCTGGAACACCGAGGGCAAACTCGCCCGGACGACAGAGGGCTCGGCCCAGACGGACTACCTGTACGACGCGAGCGGCGAACTTCTCATCCGTCGCGCCAAGGGTGACGGTGACACCGTCCTCTACCTCGGCGCGACCGAGGTCCGCCTCACGGTGAAGGGCACCACCAAGACCCTCTCCGGCAGCCGTTACTACACGGCCAACGGCCAGACCGTCGCCGTCCGCACGACAGCAGCCGGCACTTCAGGAACGAGGATCAGCTACCTGGCCGCCGACCATCACGGCACAGCTGGCCTCGCCCTGGACGCCACCACCTACGCAACCACCAAGCGCTACACCACCCCCTTCGGCGCCCCCCGAGGCGAGAAGACCACCAACTGGCCCGACGACAAGGCCTTCCTCGGCAAACCGGCAGACACCGCGACCGGCCTGACCCACGTCGGCGCCCGCGAATACGACCCGAACGCCGGACAGTTCATCAGCGTCGACCCGCTCCTGCAGACCGAAATCCACCAGACTCTCAACGGTTATAGCTACGGGGCCCAGAACCCGCTGAGCAACGCTGACCCCAGCGGCCTGGGCCTGAAGTGTGCGGGAGGCGACCCAGCTTGCCCCAAGCACGGGAACGACGGTCACGAAGCTAATGGCGGAGGCGGGTATGGCGGGGGTGGAGGTGGGGGTAGGAGCGGCGGAACCGCCCCTACCAGAAGTACCGGCCACACAGCACAGCCCAGCAGCGGGCCGCAGTGCCTCCCGATCTCCGGAAACGTATGCGCATGGCACAACCAGCCGTACACGGGCCCATCAGACAAGGACAGCTGGTTCACCAACGCCGTGGACGTAGCCCTCAAAGACGTAATTCTTCCTGACTTCGAGGCTTGGAAGGATTGCTGGAACGACAAGGGCTTCAATTCCGCCTGCGGCAGTGCGGCGATGGATTTGCCGTGGGGAAAGCCCCTCAAGGGATTGAAGCTGATTCGGAAGGCGCTCGAATCAGGGGAGGAGGTGAGCGATGGAGCAAAGAAGGCGAAGAAGGGGATCCCCTCTGGCTGTAAGTGTTTCCTCCCGGGAACCGATGTTCTAATGGCCGACGACTCGACAAAGGACATTGAGGATGTCAAGGTCGGGGACAAGGTACTGGCTACTGATCCAGTGTCTGGTGAGTCCGGGCCGAGAGAAGTTACGCGCCTCATTGTTACGGAGAGCGATAAGCGCTTCAACACGCTATCAATCGCCACCGATGACGGAATCAAGAAGCTCACCGCAACCTACGAGCACCCATTCTGGTCCGCATCTGAGCATCGATGGGTCGAGGCCGGGGACCTACGACCGGGGATGAGCCTCCTCACCGATGACGGAGACACAGTCATCGTGACCGGCAACTACGCCTTTACAAAGCAGGCTCGTACGTACAACCTCACGGTCGAGGGGCTCCACACGTACTATGTGCTGGCGGGCGAGACTCCGGTCCTCGTTCACAATTCTGGCGGCTGCCCTCCCGAAACCCTCATCCATTACACCGACGAGGCCGGGATGAATGGGATCGTGGGAAGCAAGAAATTGAATGCCTCAACCAAGGAGGCGAGCCCGAAGGATGCGCGCTATGGCGACGGGCAGTATCTGTCTGATATCGCTCCCGGAACCAAGACCTGTGGACAGCTGTCGCGATGCTTCCTCGGTCACCCATTCTCTGGGCGACGGTTCACTAACTACGTCGAGATTGACGTCAGGGGATTGAATGTCGTCAAGGGAAGAGACAACGTCTATGTGATCCCCAATCAAGGACCCTTGGATCTGAACGGGCGAATAATCGGTCACGGAGCGAACTGA
- a CDS encoding LamG-like jellyroll fold domain-containing protein, whose translation MGLERRCCDAGARRRIRTVTGAVTSALLLSLLPSVGHAAAGDEPAKAPAAGLSERSAYARAVASGEPVEVTSERSEYTTTLANPDGTFVITQATEPQRARTPEGGWRGIDVTLEKRSDGRIGPKSAVVDLSFSGGGSGSQLLRLGHQGQGLRLGWPTTLPTPSLDGATATYANVPIKGVDLQLTATAEGYREVLAVKTAEAAASPALEKIRLTAQGEGLSLAPGEGGGLRAVDGDGNAVFRGPAGQMWDSAGSAAHPPQVQSQSAKETAAAQPDQAPALQPEQEATQSPVQPGEGDVSAELPVAVGAGAVSVAPDLDLLRGKDTVYPVYIDPAVGLGKSEWTKLSSDGDKFWKFSEPKGVGRCGIADGYYCSTNGYTDRMYFEFGASKLSGKQVLDATFRAYETWSFNCTPHWVDLERTDNISEGTRWPGPKQLNQMGDRYVSAGRGDLCSPDQPNSWVEFNDNPDEKDENLTSTVRALADGKFPRLTLMLRAKDEGEPRAWKRFDSNAELKVWYVHKPGVPTSVGAIPGTGTKAYCRPSSSPLTVTTDTPTVQARVQTKVEQHQGEEEGYLQAEFVMQRSSTDTRSGSWSQVWSTYKPPSGWDPDGTLEKATTDKRADGGLYRFKARTQSHWNYNGRDGDLFSPYSSWCYLRIDSTAPKPPTIVNGSPYTQCTANDCAPHGGPGQPGSFTFKPNTADKDVKAYRWRLLTSDADAVKTVNAATTNASVMVNDVKPGLPGAQTLSVEASDLKLDKEGRVRWGPPAEFTFKTGLADGATGRWRFDDGAPGSALMTAKDTGETGTRHDVLLRDEAGTGWSTMGRRGAGDYALRLNDNLSDPGQQVGYASTDGVPINSQDSFTVSAWAYLTDASANRTVLAAPGEHGSAFTLYYSATHKKWVFNRTDQDKNGPTYVRSMADKANPPLKVWTHLAAVFDTQDDGDKNNDTIQLYINGRPQGDPVFLAQEAATYEPWPADRNLMVGRSKVGGSYGEYFLGRVDEIATWQEPLTPAQIREENRTEKGEVPANELVAHWDATISSGNQVTESPEDPDDPASTSFPYRRGGLVLSGSGASVSGEDATALVLNGTSGYASGDDPVVDETGSFTVSARVRLNKALLAAKPVGYRGLVASQPTPAGKESSWALWVEKATADAYQWKFGRTAVDANGKVVDSALAPAQEPIGEQEWDTWVDVTGVFDAGQDFTDDQGEQQFGVAQLYVGPFLQQGEEDPGLGTPQQGSATLSVGRGSAKGTMGHYLPGDLAKLRVWSGAMTPGQVSSQITELSP comes from the coding sequence ATGGGGTTGGAACGTAGGTGTTGCGATGCCGGTGCACGAAGACGAATACGTACCGTGACCGGGGCGGTGACATCAGCGCTGCTGCTGTCGCTGCTGCCGTCTGTGGGGCACGCGGCTGCTGGCGATGAGCCGGCAAAGGCCCCGGCGGCCGGGCTGAGTGAACGGTCCGCGTACGCGCGGGCGGTGGCATCGGGGGAGCCGGTGGAGGTGACCTCCGAGCGCTCTGAGTACACGACGACGCTGGCGAACCCGGATGGCACGTTCGTCATTACCCAGGCCACCGAGCCTCAGCGCGCCAGAACCCCAGAAGGAGGCTGGCGGGGCATCGACGTCACGCTGGAGAAGCGCTCCGACGGCAGGATCGGCCCGAAGTCGGCCGTAGTGGACTTGTCCTTCTCCGGCGGCGGCAGCGGCTCGCAGCTGCTGCGACTGGGCCACCAGGGCCAGGGCCTGCGCCTGGGCTGGCCCACCACTTTGCCCACACCCTCACTTGACGGTGCGACCGCCACGTATGCGAACGTGCCGATCAAGGGCGTAGATCTGCAGCTGACGGCGACGGCTGAGGGCTACCGTGAAGTGCTCGCCGTCAAGACCGCTGAGGCGGCGGCCAGCCCCGCACTGGAGAAGATCAGACTCACTGCCCAGGGGGAGGGGCTGAGCCTGGCCCCCGGTGAGGGCGGGGGCCTCCGCGCCGTGGACGGCGACGGCAACGCGGTTTTCCGCGGCCCGGCCGGCCAGATGTGGGACTCCGCTGGCAGTGCCGCCCATCCACCACAGGTACAATCCCAGTCGGCCAAGGAGACTGCGGCTGCCCAGCCGGACCAGGCTCCAGCTCTGCAGCCTGAACAAGAGGCCACGCAGAGCCCGGTCCAGCCCGGCGAGGGTGATGTCAGCGCTGAGCTTCCCGTCGCGGTCGGTGCTGGCGCCGTCTCCGTCGCGCCGGATCTGGACCTGCTGCGAGGCAAGGACACGGTCTACCCGGTTTACATCGACCCCGCGGTGGGGCTGGGCAAGTCGGAGTGGACGAAGCTGTCCTCCGACGGTGACAAGTTCTGGAAGTTCAGCGAGCCCAAGGGCGTGGGCCGCTGCGGCATCGCGGACGGCTACTACTGCAGCACCAACGGCTACACCGACCGCATGTACTTCGAGTTCGGCGCCTCCAAGCTGTCCGGCAAGCAGGTTCTGGACGCGACGTTCCGTGCCTATGAGACATGGTCGTTCAACTGCACCCCGCACTGGGTCGACCTGGAGCGCACCGACAACATCTCCGAGGGCACCCGCTGGCCCGGTCCCAAGCAGCTGAATCAGATGGGTGACCGCTACGTCTCCGCGGGCCGCGGAGATCTGTGCAGCCCTGACCAGCCCAACTCCTGGGTAGAATTCAACGACAACCCGGACGAGAAGGACGAGAACCTCACCTCCACCGTACGGGCGCTCGCGGACGGCAAGTTCCCGCGACTGACGCTGATGCTGCGGGCCAAGGACGAGGGTGAGCCGCGGGCGTGGAAGCGTTTCGACTCCAATGCCGAACTCAAGGTCTGGTACGTCCACAAGCCCGGTGTGCCCACTTCCGTCGGCGCGATCCCGGGCACGGGCACGAAGGCGTACTGTCGCCCCTCCTCCTCGCCGCTGACGGTGACGACGGATACCCCGACCGTGCAGGCCCGGGTGCAGACCAAGGTCGAGCAGCACCAAGGCGAGGAAGAGGGCTATCTGCAGGCCGAGTTCGTCATGCAGCGCTCCAGCACCGACACCCGATCGGGCAGTTGGTCACAGGTATGGAGCACCTACAAACCGCCATCCGGTTGGGATCCGGACGGCACCTTGGAGAAGGCGACCACCGACAAGCGGGCTGACGGCGGTCTGTACCGGTTCAAGGCCAGAACCCAGTCGCACTGGAACTACAACGGCAGAGATGGCGACCTGTTCTCGCCGTACTCGTCCTGGTGCTACCTGCGTATCGACTCCACCGCCCCCAAGCCGCCCACCATTGTCAACGGCTCCCCCTACACCCAGTGCACGGCCAACGACTGCGCCCCTCACGGCGGGCCGGGCCAGCCGGGAAGCTTCACCTTCAAGCCCAACACGGCCGACAAGGACGTGAAGGCCTACCGGTGGCGGCTGCTGACCTCGGACGCGGATGCGGTGAAGACGGTCAACGCAGCAACGACGAATGCCTCGGTGATGGTCAACGACGTCAAACCTGGGCTGCCGGGCGCCCAGACCCTCTCTGTGGAGGCCAGCGACCTGAAGCTGGACAAGGAAGGGCGGGTGCGCTGGGGGCCGCCAGCCGAATTCACGTTCAAGACCGGTCTCGCTGACGGCGCGACCGGACGCTGGCGCTTCGACGACGGCGCCCCCGGCTCCGCCCTGATGACTGCCAAAGACACGGGCGAGACCGGGACCCGCCACGATGTGCTCCTGCGCGACGAGGCGGGCACCGGCTGGTCGACCATGGGCCGACGCGGCGCAGGCGACTACGCGCTGCGCTTGAACGACAACCTCAGCGACCCCGGACAGCAGGTCGGCTACGCCTCGACCGATGGAGTACCGATCAACTCGCAGGACTCGTTCACCGTATCGGCCTGGGCCTACCTCACTGACGCCTCTGCCAACCGCACCGTGCTGGCAGCCCCGGGAGAACACGGCTCGGCTTTCACTCTCTACTACTCGGCCACACACAAAAAGTGGGTGTTCAACCGTACCGACCAGGACAAGAACGGGCCCACCTACGTCCGTTCCATGGCCGACAAGGCCAACCCCCCGCTGAAGGTGTGGACACACCTGGCCGCGGTCTTCGATACCCAGGACGACGGCGACAAGAACAACGACACCATTCAGCTCTACATCAACGGACGGCCTCAGGGCGACCCAGTGTTTCTGGCGCAGGAGGCGGCCACTTACGAGCCATGGCCGGCAGATCGTAATTTGATGGTCGGCCGCTCGAAGGTCGGTGGCAGCTATGGCGAGTACTTTTTGGGCCGGGTGGACGAGATCGCGACCTGGCAGGAGCCGCTGACGCCTGCGCAAATCCGCGAGGAGAACCGGACAGAGAAGGGCGAAGTGCCCGCCAACGAGCTGGTCGCCCACTGGGATGCCACCATCTCCTCCGGCAACCAGGTCACCGAGAGCCCGGAAGACCCCGATGATCCGGCCAGCACATCCTTCCCCTACCGCCGCGGTGGTCTGGTCCTGTCGGGCTCGGGGGCCAGTGTGAGCGGCGAAGACGCGACAGCCCTGGTGCTGAACGGCACCTCCGGCTACGCCTCAGGCGATGACCCGGTAGTCGATGAGACCGGATCATTCACGGTCTCCGCACGGGTACGGCTGAACAAGGCGCTGCTGGCGGCCAAACCGGTCGGCTACCGCGGCCTGGTCGCCTCACAGCCCACCCCGGCGGGCAAGGAGTCGTCCTGGGCGCTGTGGGTGGAGAAAGCGACCGCCGACGCCTACCAGTGGAAGTTCGGCCGCACCGCCGTCGATGCGAACGGCAAGGTGGTCGACTCCGCACTCGCCCCGGCCCAAGAACCGATCGGCGAGCAGGAATGGGACACCTGGGTGGACGTGACCGGCGTCTTCGACGCCGGCCAGGACTTCACCGACGACCAAGGCGAGCAGCAGTTCGGCGTCGCCCAGTTGTACGTCGGTCCGTTCCTCCAGCAAGGCGAGGAAGACCCGGGACTCGGCACACCGCAGCAAGGCAGCGCGACCCTCTCCGTGGGACGCGGGTCAGCGAAGGGCACCATGGGCCACTACCTGCCGGGCGACCTGGCGAAGCTTCGCGTATGGAGCGGGGCGATGACGCCGGGACAGGTGAGCAGCCAGATCACCGAGCTCTCACCCTAG